The Solanum lycopersicum chromosome 8, SLM_r2.1 DNA segment tatttttatttttacataaatattatatattaatctcAAGACCCTACTATGGTTTCTGACTTACCATCTTTGTCCTTTCGCCTTCAATTCATACGGTGACTTTGAGTTCACAACTTCACATTATACAAAACgtcaaaatataaagtaaaaaccTTATTACTTTTAATTCCTCTTTGTGTTACCTTGTTAGttctttatttgttattatcgTTTCTGTTTTATGACCATTTGTAAAGTTACATTATTGTGTTGTCGCGTCAAATTGATTAGAGAagtcatatatttgttttataagtATTTCCTTATTGGTTAAATCGAAAATCGAACCATTAACGACCAAAATCGATAAATCAAAACCTGATAAAAATATCTTGTAGGTATATTTTTTGGttaaaagtatttgaaaatcGAAAACCGATAAACCGTATCAATAATATGTAAAATCGAACCAAATCAACCGAAACACACCCTAGTAAAGCCTTATGAATCCTAGGAACTTTAGGCTCAAACAAGTTAATTTTCTTCGaccattaaattattttaagaatttcgaaattatatatttaaaaactatataaaaaaaaaaagtagtacgAATCCATATAActaataataacattttattaGAGCGACTCCGTACCGTCAAAAGGAATATAAAAATGACAATTCAATCTCAATTTTGATTCTATAGCTCACCATTTCAATCAAATACCTTTGTTTCAATTAATACTTTTATATATTACAATGGAAAAATGATGTGACAATTTTctatagttaatttttttttttttaaaaaaaagtcaattttgAGGTTCCTACTAAATCAATGGTCAATGAATTTGGATTAAATATTTATACCAACTTCATCAAAGCTTAAGCCGTATCGAACATTTTCTTTGAGGATATTTTACTTAGAATAtatctcaaaattcaaaaaactaataaagatcaacaaaaaagaaagtaatCGAAATATTCAATGGTTGAAATGTGAAGTCCTTAAAGGCAGCCAAATACTCCCTTTGTTcgaaattgtttgtcatgttacgcttatcgaaagttaatttgactaattttcaaagataaattagatcacattaattcgatattttaaataaaaaaaaattagacattctaaaactatatggaaagtactataaattacaattttttgcatattaatatgattaaaaaaatacatattaaaatgttagtcaaagtttttatagttataactctaaaaatagaaatcatgacagACAATACCGGACTGAGGGAGTATTATGAATTTCAATGATGGGAAATGTAATAGAGTTTTGGCTAATCGCATTCAATCACAATAAATAtaccaaatagaaaaaaaagggtACTCCTATGTCGTTTTAATGACTTATGGGCTTTtttgatacaattttttatatttcataatacTCATAAACAAGATGTGAAAGAATGAAGctaaataatattatgaatactgcttcttctttttttctcttgaaattccacaaaaaaaaaaaatcacttagcTTTCACATTTTTGCACAAAAGTTATTAAATACATTTGAGTatcactaaatattttttttctttataggaaacaaaaaaaatcactcaaatttatataagtttcaCAAAAGGACATTTGGAGAAAATAAAACACAGTTTTTATATGACAATTAAACAAGATTGAATCACTtctttcaaccaaaaaaaaaaattatttagtagCTGTCTGTGATTTTCACTAAAGTTGAGTGATTCTATTTGTTAactttagtatttttatattataataaaagttaaaagtcaATATGTGAAATTATACAATGTTAATAGaactgtaataataataaaaaaaacatgtagtGAAAATAAGCAGGCCAACTTTTAATCCATACGCCTTTTATACAAGTTTGATACATTATATACAATGATTATGATAATGTATATTCGGCTACATGACgtaaatattttcaaagaaattgtatatttttttgaaaattttttgttaGACTGAAACACTAGAAGGTTTCAAAGTAAAATATGTCAAGCCCAAAATTATTGTTGTTCTAAAGTCTCAATCAATCACATGTTAATTCTTCTActtgtgtgtgtatgtgtgtgtgtatatatatatatataataacttaTTAAATCCACTTTCATAAGCAACATAtccatcaaaatatttatttcctttacTTACTAAAATGGAGATTCAATTTTCTCCTTTCAACTTATTTCctttgtttctcttcttttcatttctttatatcCTATTGAATAAATGTAAcacaaaaaacacaaaattaccTCCAGGTCCATGGAGACTTCCTCTTATTGGAAACCTTCATCACTTGAAGGGTAAACTACCACATCATAACCTTCGAGATTTAGCTCGAAAACATGGACCTCTCATGTACTTACAACTCGGAGAAGTTCCTGTAGTTGTCATATCATCACCTCGCATAGCAAAAGCTGTACTGAAAACTCATGACCTCGCTTTTGCAACTAGGCCACAGTTCATGGCCTCAGACATTGTGTTTTACAAAAGTAGGGACATATCTTTCGCCCCATATGGTGATTACTGGAGACAAATGCGTAAAGTGTTAACACAAGAACTACTCAATAACAAGATGGTCAAGTCATATAACATGATCCGAAAAGATGAGCTGTCAAAGCTCCTCTCATCGATTCGTTTGGCAACAGGTTCTGCAGTTAACATAACAGAAAAGCTTCTCTGGTTTACCAGCTGCATGACCTGTAGATTAGCATTTGGAAAAATATGCAACGATCGAGATGAACTGATCATGCTTATAAGGGAGATATTAGCATTATCAGGAGGATTTGATGTGTGTGATTTGTTCCCTTCCTGGAAATTACTTCAAAATATGAGTAACATGAAAGCTAGATTAACAAATGTACATCATAAGTATGATCAAATTATGgagaatatcatcaatgaacacaaacAGAATCATGCAGCAGGTATAAAGGGAAATAACGAGTTTGGTGGCGAAGATATGATTGATGCTTTACTGAGAGCTAAAGAGAACAATGAACTTCAATTTCCTATTGAAAATGACAACATGAAAGCAGTAATTCTGGTAAGTTTTGATACAACATAATACTAATATACTCTGTTTACTACAGGGTACTCAATACTAATAAACGTTCATGCATACGTTCTTGCAGGACTTGTTTATTGCTGGAACAGAAACTTCATATACTGCTATTATATGGGCATTAACAGAGATGATGAAGCACCCAAATGTTATGGCCAAGGCACAAGctgaagtgagacaagtctttaaagataatgaaaattTCGATGAAAATGATCTTGACAAGTTGCCATACTTGAAATCAGTGATTAAGGAAACACTAAGGATGCATCCTCCAGTTCCTTTGTTAGGACCTAGGGAGTGCAGGGAGCAGACTGAGATTGATGGATATACTGTACCGCTTAATGCTAGAGTAATGGTTAATGCATGGGCGATTGGAAGAGATCCTGAAAGTTGGGAAGATCCTGAAAGTTTCAAACCAGAGAGATTTGAAAATGTTGCAGTTGATCTTACAGGTAATCACTATCAGTTTATTCCCTTTGGTTCAGGAAGAAGAATGTGTCCAGGAATGTCGTTTGGTTTAGTTAACACTGGGCATCCTTTAGCCCAGTTTCTATACCAATTCGACTGGAAACTCCCTGATAAGGTTAATGCAAACGATTTTCGTACTACTGAAACAAGTAGAGTTTTTGCAGCAAGCAAAGATGACCTCTACTTGATCCCCACAAGTCCCAGGGAGCAAGAATAGCTTCAAATGCAGTTATTAGAAGAATAAATGAAGAGattacaacattttttttaatatgtgttATGTTCATGTTCTTGTTTAAAGTGTACCCTAAAAGATAAAGGGCTATATAAGTGAGACTTTTTGCTactttac contains these protein-coding regions:
- the LOC101248700 gene encoding cytochrome P450 71D7, which produces MEIQFSPFNLFPLFLFFSFLYILLNKCNTKNTKLPPGPWRLPLIGNLHHLKGKLPHHNLRDLARKHGPLMYLQLGEVPVVVISSPRIAKAVLKTHDLAFATRPQFMASDIVFYKSRDISFAPYGDYWRQMRKVLTQELLNNKMVKSYNMIRKDELSKLLSSIRLATGSAVNITEKLLWFTSCMTCRLAFGKICNDRDELIMLIREILALSGGFDVCDLFPSWKLLQNMSNMKARLTNVHHKYDQIMENIINEHKQNHAAGIKGNNEFGGEDMIDALLRAKENNELQFPIENDNMKAVILDLFIAGTETSYTAIIWALTEMMKHPNVMAKAQAEVRQVFKDNENFDENDLDKLPYLKSVIKETLRMHPPVPLLGPRECREQTEIDGYTVPLNARVMVNAWAIGRDPESWEDPESFKPERFENVAVDLTGNHYQFIPFGSGRRMCPGMSFGLVNTGHPLAQFLYQFDWKLPDKVNANDFRTTETSRVFAASKDDLYLIPTSPREQE